Part of the Odocoileus virginianus isolate 20LAN1187 ecotype Illinois chromosome 16, Ovbor_1.2, whole genome shotgun sequence genome is shown below.
ggaagtcctgataaaGGGTTTTTAACATTTCTAGGTGCAAGGAATATAGGTGTTGGAGTGGATTTTGGAGGGGCATGGGGAGAATAAAGATGAGTTCAGTTTGGTTTCTTTGTCTTATGGTAGATTAGAAACAAAACACTCGAGGTGGGAATAGGAGCCATATAGAGACAGGACCACTGCTAGTAGTATACTGACAGCTGAGCGCTGGCATCTGAAGAGAGACCCACAACTCTCAGTAATAAATACACTTGAGCCCATATACCCAGATGTACTCATATAAGACATCTATTTCATAACCAAAGATTTGATAACTTACTGTATATGGTGAActctaatattttctatttcatttgctGATTATAACTCACTGTTGTTTCATGACCAGCCCATGGATCAAGGCCCAAAATATCAACATAACGGGACTAGAACAGTGATGTGCCATAATGTGTGTTCAATACAATAAAGGTATTAAATGATGTCTTTCTCCAATAATTTTAAAGTAGGCATATTCTTATTgacacagaaatttttaaaaaataatttacaattttACCAGAAAATGACATATAGTAAAGAAATTAAACTTTATGCTGTGTTTGACTCCTCAGCAAATAAGATGAGGAAATGAGTGCCCAGTACTCATTTTATCTTACATCCTATGtgccaatttctttcttttttaaaaaatatttatttgactatgctgcgacctgcttccctggtggctcagatgttaaagaatctgcctgcaatgcgggagacctgggttcgatcgctgggttgggagggtcccctggggaggagggcatggcaacccactccaatattcttgactggagaatccccatggacagaggagcctgacaggctacagtccatagggtctcaaagagttggacacaagtgagtgactaagcacacaggagGGACTTAGTTACAGCaggtggaatctagttccctgaccagggatggaacccaggacccttgcattgggaacagagtcttagccactggaccagcatgGAAGTCCCACTTCTGAATTGTTTTAACTTTGGTAATCTTAATTTCCAAGTATTCAAAAAAaattctctgctttctttccaaAGCAGCCTTTTTTTTGCCCTATAGATGCATCTATCTTCTTGAACTTGTCTGAGAAGActaattagaatttaaaaaaaatccatgttcttTGAATTATAATTATCTGTTTCCTGCTGGATCACTCCCCTCACCtccccttttaaaaaatccttcttaaaaaaaaaatccttctaatTAGTGTTTGGCTTTCTAAAATGTTTGATGAACCTTTATTGTCTATACATATTTATGAATGAGGGTGTGATCACTAAAATGGggatttcctttgcttttagtaGTCACTTTGGAATTCTGTGGTAAGAACGGATTCTTGTCTGACCTATATCCTTGTTCTCCCAGTGTTGTAATCTGTTGCTTTTATCTGTAAATATTGTCCTATCCAGGGCttttctgatggctcagtggtaaagaacccatctgaaaatgcagaagatgcaggttccatccctgggtcggaaagatcccctggagaaggaaatggcaacccactccagtattcttacctgggaaatcccatgaacagaggagcctgccacgctacagtccgtggggttgcaaaagaattggacaggaccgAGCACTTaggtgcacgcgtgtgtgtgtgcacgtaaaTGAGATTTGAGGAAGAaaggtatgtgtgtatacacagtcTCACCCTGAATTTTAACTGATGTTTGTTACTGCTTGTTCAGGTTTTGATTTTCTATGTTCTGCTTTAAAGAGCCCAAGATAGACACTTAACTTTCCCAGAAACTACTTGGGTGCCAAAAGCCTCAGGTCTGCCCAGTATCCAGGTCTCACAGTTCCATTTGCTTTGCCCACTTCGGGCCTGATAACAGCTTTGTAACTGCTCAGAAAGATGGAGTTAGCTTCCTTCCTTGGCACTGGTTTGGTGTGCTTTGTCTCCTTAACTCTGTGTCCCTTTTTATTAGGAATAACTGGACACTGTGCCTGTGTCTTTCTGGCACTCATATTTATAAGCCACCTTTGCAGTCACTTTTCCTTCTTAGCTCGGAGAACAGGGcagaacagaaaaggaagaaaaagggagcTGAGGGACTGGGGATGTTCTGGGATTATTAACATTTCTATAGTGAGCAACGCTCAGCCCATTGCTCCTGCTTCTTGTTAAACTGAGTACAAAAAAATGCTTTCACCCAGGTCCTCCTTCTTATTAACACAACATGGCACTCATTTTAGAGGGCCTTTGCTTATCCAGGATCCCCCACCTTCCATTTTTgtgaacacttttattttttatattattaaaaaaattatttttggtgcACCTActaaccctaaatattcactggaaggaataaTGCccaagctgatgctccaatactttggccacctgatgtgaagagccgacccattggaaaagaccctgatgctgggaaatattgaggacaggaggagaagggggacaacagaggatgagatggttggatggcatcactgactcaatggacctaagtttgagcaaactctgagagatggtgaaggacagggaagcctggtgtgctgcagtccacggggttgcaaagagttggacatgactgagcagcaacaACTGTGGGATGTGGGATTTTAGTTGCCCGACCACTTGCCCCGTGCAGtggaagtcttaatcactggaccatcagagaaatcctggtctttttaacattttaacattgATTTGAATAGAAGAGCTTTAGGAATTGGGAGGGACGTGGATAGTGCCAACAGAATTGTATGGCATGTAGTCTGCCCCAGGGAGTTTATAGACTGGCTAGGATGCTCTGTTTAGGACACACAAAACAATGAATAATTGACTTACAGCAGCAGCACATAGCTGTTAGGTTGTATAGTGACTCTACATATAGTAAGGGTTCTGCAGAAGTCAGGAAAAGTTAGGACTTGAATTGGGCTTAAGTGGTGGAATTTGAGAGGAGAGAAGGCTGACAATCTAGGGAGTAAAGAAATTTGTGctggttgggggttggggggtggcttccctggtggtccagtgcctaagactatgtgcttccaatgcagggggctgggttccatccctgatcagggaaatagatcccacatgctacaactaaataccccacatgttgcaactaagatctgatgcagtcaaataaataaatattaaaacaaagacAACAACAGCCAcagaggataaaaaaaaaacaagcttgtGGGAGCCAAGCTTCAGAGTTAAAGCAGAGACTCTCAGGGAAAAAGACAGAGAAGTCTGCTAGAATGGGCACTACACACCTCCTTCCTAATTGCTAAAGCTCTTCTATTCAAATGAATGTTAAAATGTTAACAaagacaaggacttccctggtggtccagtggtggtgGTCAAGTttggaattttccatatttttagacAGCAGGGTCCCACCGTGACCTTTTAATGAAGTTTTGCATCTGCTAGAGTAGGAAAAGATCTgggaagaatgaaggcaaaaggagaatgggccagcagaggatgagatggttatatagcatcaccgactcagtgggcatgaatctgagcaaactgtgggagatagtggagggcaggggagtctggcatgctacagtccatggggtcccaaagagtcggacatgacttagagattcAACAACAAAGAGTAGATGTGCCAGAGAGGTGTTAAGGGATCAGAGAAGTAAGCGTTGGGTCCAGAAGTACGAGTCAGGCTTCAGGATGCAATATTATTTGACATATTTTATCACTCCactgtttgtatgtgtgtttttggTTAAAGAGTTTGGAGAAGTctgagagaaaagggaggaagtgTTAAACCTGTTAAGGGGAGCCACTTGTTTTAAAAGTATCATCTGGGAAAATTTAACTGCCATCATTTCTCGCTTAGGTGTTTACCCATAGTGAATATCAAAAGTCCAAAAGAGTGTCCATCTTTCTGAGCATGCCGGATGAAATTGAGACAGAGGAGATCATCAAGGACATTTTCCGACAAGGCAAAACCTGCTTCATCCCGCGGTACCAGGTGCAGAGCAATCACATGGATATGGTGAAGTTAGCATCACCAGAGGAGATCGCTTCACTGCCCAGAACTTCCTGGAACATTCAGCAGCCCGGGGAGGATGCGGTTCTGGAGGAGGCCTTGTCAACAGGTGAGCGTTACAATGTTAGAACTGCCACCGTAGGATGCTGTCCTGCTGCGCTGGCTGTTAGACCTCTGATCTGCTTGTCGTGGTCGAGTCAGGAGGGTCACTTTTTCTACAGGGATGAATGTGCATTTCACTTATGTTCCAAGCCACCCACCTAACCTGACTTAGGGTGAGATGCCCTCTGTGACATGTCAACTGTAATAGTAAAGTATCAAGATAtgttaggggcttctctggtagctcagttggcaaagaatccatctacagtgcaaggagacctgggttcacgccctgggtcaggaagatcccctgggaaaagaaatggcaacccactccacctttcttgctcggagaatcccatggacagaggacgtggcggactgcagtccatggggtcacaaagagtcagacatgactgactgactaagcagGACAAAGGTATTGTTCCTTTTCACAGACTGTTGCCCTGAGCTTCTGGGTTGGATAATACATTTTTCCTAAATAATACTCTgtttcccaggacttccctggaggtccagtgtttaagaacccgccttccaatgcaggggatgcaggttcagtcactggttgggaaactgagatcccacatggcttggggcaactaaaccctcCAGCCGTAGGAAGAACCCTTGTGCttcagcaaagacccagcgcagccaaattaaaaaaaaaccctgcatttTCCGTGGTTTCAGTTGCAGTCTGTCTGGTaatcagtgagtgagtgaagtcgctcagttgtgtccaactctttgtgaccccgtgaactgtaggctccttcatccatggaattttccaggcaagaatactagagtgggttgccatttccttctccagatcttcccgtcccaaggattgaaccaaggtctcccacattgtaggcagatactttaccgtctgagccaccagggaagtctggtcaTGAGTACGTTATTATTAATGCTATGAGCATTTGTGTCTCCAGCACAGACTTGTCAACTACTTGGGCGTCACATGGTCATATCACACACAACATGTTCCAAAGTGAATCATGCTCCCTCATGCCTCCTGTCTTGTGTTTCTCTTAGTGTATTGTACGATCACTCACCCAGTTGACCACGTCAGAAGTCTCAAGATCACCCTTGATTATTCTCTTTCTCACATGTTCCATGTGTGgcccattgccaactcctggtgattttacttgttgttcagtcactaagttgtgtccaaccccacggactgcagcccgacagacttctctgttcatgagatttcccaggcaagaattctggagtgggttcccatttccttctcctggggatcttcctgatccagggattgaacccaggtctcctgcattggcagataggttctttactactgtgccaccagggaaacccctgaggATTAATACTTGTTGAATCTATCCACTTCTCTCTTATCCCACTGCAGTCCAAACCACTATCCCCCCTTGTCTGGGTTATAATAGCCTCCCAACTCTTCTTCCTCTCCACGCCTTTTATTCTGTCCTCCCTCTCAGTCATATTATTTATATAGTCATTGCAACAAGATTTCTGAAATGCAAAGTTGACTTCTCTCCCCAGTTTAAAGTCTTTCATTGACTTTCTGCTGCCCTTACTTTGAAGTAAACATTCCTTAACAAGAttcttcctggacttccctggagatccagtggtttaGATGCCACCTTCCAGTGTAAGgggtgcaggttagatccctggtgagggaactaaggtcccacatgctgcaaggtgtgaccaaaaaaataaaaataaaacaaaaaatccaagGCTCTTCCTGATTGAGCCTTGCTATTCTTTCCGTTTGTACATCTTTCTACTCCCTTACTTTATCATCTGAATTCCAGCCCACTCTGAATCTCTTTCAGTTCCCCaaccctatttaaaaaaaaattgaaatatagttgctttacaacattgtgttaattttaggtgtgtagcaaagtgattccatcatacatatgttacatatatgtatttttcccaTTGTTgtccattaaaagttattttaagatatcgaacatagtttcctgtgctatatagtaaatccttgttgcttatctattttatgaataGTAATTTGTGTCTGCTAGTcctatactcctaatttatccaaacctgtttccccctttggtaaacataagtttgttttctgtgtctgtgagtctgtttctattttgtatatagattcatttgtattatttttttaggttccacatacaagtgagatcatataATATTTGATATTATATCCATCCATGATGGGCTTTGCcagtggctcagtaaagaatctgcttgcaatgcaggagccacaggagacatgggttggatccctgggtcagtcaagaagatcctctggaggaggaaatgacaacccactgcagtattaatgcctggagaatcccatggacagaggagcctggtgggctaccgtccatggagccacaaaagaggtggacatgactgagcgactaaacaacaataatagcaTATCTTGCACCCTGCACCCGCAACTCCTCTGCACCACTGGCTCTAAGGTGCCTGTTCTTGTCCTTTATCCTCTGTCCGTTTGACTGAGGTCACCTGTGCCTTTCAGCAGCAGGAGCAGCGTATGCTGTGGAATTGCAATCCACCTGGACTGCAAGCCCTCAGCTTCATTTCTTACGAGCTGAATGCCTTCAAGGAGCAGTTAGACCTCTCTGAGCACTGTATGTATCTTTCTTCAGGGGATGGTAGTAATGCTTGCCCTCCTGCCTCACCAGGTAGATGAACTGATCAGTTTATGTGATTCATCGTTCTGTCCCAGGGGTATAGAATGGTGCCTGCCACATTGTAGACACTTCACAAATGTTAGCTTCTGTGCTTCTTCTCCTCTTCTAGAAGGTGGACTTTGGATAAGAGTCAGATGTTGCATAGGATGATCTGAACAGGTAGCTACTTGAATATAGTCAGGAAACTTAGATAACAAGAGAtgtcttattttatcttttactcTCATTCTTCCCTTCATAGTAAATAGAACTGAGATCAGCATCTTTTTGGGGAACCACAAAAACTGTTCCCAGAGGTAGGGGAAAGGATTCTGCCTGCTTAATGGACCATGGGCACCTCGCAGTGTAGGATATGAGCTGGTCACATCAGACTGCATGGGCAGGGATAGCTGGATGAACATTTCACTGTGGTCTGTGAGGACTGTTATAATAGACAAATTGATGAAAAGATTaaacatgtgcacactgctatatttaaaatggataaccaacaaggacctactgtacagcacagggaactctgctgaatgttatgtggtagcctggatgggaggggagtttgggggagaatggatacatgtatatgtatggctgagtcccttctctcttcacctgaaactatcaaactgtcacaacattgttaattgactataccccaaaacaaaataaaaagttaaaaaaaaagattatttgcaGACATGGAAAATAGCATCCCAAgagcaaaagcaggaagtcatgGGGCAGACGTGTGGGACAAGGAATCTATCCATTTATCTAGGATCGCCCAAGTGTAATGGGAGATGCTGTGGGCGAGGTGATTGGGGTGAGAGTGTTGTGGCTGTGCCCCCAGTTAAGGATGTGGATGTTACCTTTAGGAGATTGTTATTGACGGACAGTTTTGGGACATAGGGAGTCATGGTGAAGATGGATTTGGACCAGCAGGGCCTGGAGCTGGGATGACAGTTGGAATTCCAGGAGAAATGGCATCTTCAAAAAGTTGAGCTGAGGTTTCTGGCAGGATACAGAGCGTGCATGGAGAAGTTTATCAAGTTCCTGCAGAGGATTTTGTGGGAGATGTGGCCATGACACTGAACTTGgcaagaagagcaaggagaaagagagagaaggttaTGCATAGGATGTGTTGAAAGGAATGTTAGAAAGCTCCGTTTAACTGCTGGACTCTTACTGTTTTCAGCTTTCTCTTTAGTATTAAAAGGAGTCCTCTG
Proteins encoded:
- the MTHFS gene encoding 5-formyltetrahydrofolate cyclo-ligase isoform X3, whose amino-acid sequence is MEVFTHSEYQKSKRVSIFLSMPDEIETEEIIKDIFRQGKTCFIPRYQVQSNHMDMVKLASPEEIASLPRTSWNIQQPGEDAVLEEALSTGGLDLIFMPGLGFDKQNNRLGRGKGYYDAYLKRCLQSQDVKPYTLALAFKEQICLQVPVDENDVKVDEVLYEDC